In Motacilla alba alba isolate MOTALB_02 chromosome 4A, Motacilla_alba_V1.0_pri, whole genome shotgun sequence, the genomic window ttctttccttcatatCTTAATTTACTACTAGACCTCTTGCATGACTTTTTAAGTTTATGTTCACACTGCCTTGCCAAGCCCTCATGGACAGAATTAGAACAGGAGTTACATTGGCTGATTTCCTTCTCTTGACCTTCCAGAGCTACATTTTTATGGTAAACCAGTAATTCTCTTTCCCCGGCTCTTGCAGACAAGCACCCTTTTTTACAACTGCTGTAAATTTCTTCATACCTTCTTTCTGCTCTCTTCACTGAGCCACCACATGCCTCTCTAAGGTACTCAGAATCACTGATCTCTTCCAACAAATCCTTTAATCTGCAAGCAGATCTACATGTTCCATATGGTACAGTGCCTTCATCTCTACCATCTTCTTGTTTGAATTCCTCATTATGAGTAACAGTAGTGCACTCCAAAGAATGATTCAGTCCAGCATGTGGTACATTATCAACAGTGAGTGAGTCATTcctctgcacctgcagcttttTTGCAAGCTTGCCCCCATGGACCTTGCTTTCTAACACTTTGTCTGTTGACTCGAGTTCCCCAAGAGTGATCACCAGCCTATAATTACTATCACTACTACAATTTCTCTTGTGGAGGTTTTGTACAGGACTCAGTTCTCTGAAGTGCTGACCGTGTTTGTCACTCAAGCCGGTGTCAAACCCACTACCATCATCAGACACCACTCGCTTCCACCGGGACTTGTTCACAGTGGTTTTTGGCTCTAAGCAAACCCGTGCATAGTGTGGTGTCTGATAGTAGTTTAGTAAATAATGGATGAATTCATCGGTCTCAtaaaccttttgttttctgcaatcATCTTCCTCAGCCACTGTCTGCGTGTGAACTACATCCAGGGCTGGGCGGTGCCTTCCACGGAGAGGTTCGATGACCCTGCCGTCCTGGGTGACCGTGATCAGCAAAGGCGCGCAGCCTCTGGGGCAGGAGTTGCACACATCTCTGCCAGGCAGTCCAGCACAGCTCGGGGCTGCAGAGGGATCATTTAAAACTGTCCTGACTATGTGACAAGCAGGTGCATGGAAGTTACTCACATCTCCCTCCTCACAGCATAAAGCACTACCTTTTTGGGTGAGCGGGCACTTAAACTCCTTACGTTTCAGCTCTTTGTGCGTACGATAAAGGGAGTTAATCAGCTCCTGCTGTATGTCTTTAAATGCTGTTTCAGAAAATGAACTGTCCTTCTTTACACCCAGTGAAGGATCCACTTTTTGACTTGCCAACTGCGAAAccaagaaaatagaaatttatttaaCACATCATGTTCATAATTAAGAAGGCAATGTCAGATGTAATGGGGCTCTAAAATTCACGCAGAATGGCAAGGGTACCCTCTGACTTCCACTCACAGTAAATTACAGTCCTTTAGAAATCTTTTACATTAAGGATTGAGAAAAATACACAGTTGTAAAAAGCTGCAAgcaaatttttctttgcaaatagTGGAGACAAAGCTATATTAGAAATTAAACCCcctgttttcatttgaaaccTTTTTTGCCCAAAGCACTTAATTAAACTTGCAAACATTAATCTGTGTGCAAAACACTCAAATTTTTATCACTTCTCTGCTGATTTTCTCAAGACATTATCTGAATCAAATCAGCCTGGTAATGAGTGCTGgccaagaaaaaagaagaggcTATTAGAAATCAAAAGGGTATAATCTGTGCCAATTTAG contains:
- the LOC119712886 gene encoding A-kinase anchor protein 17B isoform X3, which codes for MPEWEERKSLLAQRRVESVRLLTVLLNRVKLASQKVDPSLGVKKDSSFSETAFKDIQQELINSLYRTHKELKRKEFKCPLTQKAPSCAGLPGRDVCNSCPRGCAPLLITVTQDGRVIEPLRGRHRPALDVVHTQTVAEEDDCRKQKVYETDEFIHYLLNYYQTPHYARVCLEPKTTVNKSRWKRVVSDDGSGFDTGLSDKHGQHFRELSPVQNLHKRNCSSDSNYRLVITLGELESTDKVLESKVHGGKLAKKLQVQRNDSLTVDNVPHAGLNHSLECTTVTHNEEFKQEDGRDEGTVPYGTCRSACRLKDLLEEISDSEYLREACGGSVKRAERRYEEIYSSCKKGCLSARAGERELLVYHKNVALEGQEKEISQCNSCSNSVHEGLARQCEHKLKKSCKRSSSKLRYEGKKSERQSREKEKNAHKMKKKRKKLSSNLLSDECGFSETDSCTQLESLRKIQRKCKKMLHKKVKFKTHHTSVAAPDVTSHDGSPLQETLQRRGDERKLMLRRETDADVRGCPLFPLEIIQTNPFSDTFCGGEPRRGC
- the LOC119712886 gene encoding A-kinase anchor protein 17B isoform X4, whose product is MPEWEERKSLLAQRRVESVRLLTVLLNRVKLASQKVDPSLGVKKDSSFSETAFKDIQQELINSLYRTHKELKPPSCAGLPGRDVCNSCPRGCAPLLITVTQDGRVIEPLRGRHRPALDVVHTQTVAEEDDCRKQKVYETDEFIHYLLNYYQTPHYARVCLEPKTTVNKSRWKRVVSDDGSGFDTGLSDKHGQHFRELSPVQNLHKRNCSSDSNYRLVITLGELESTDKVLESKVHGGKLAKKLQVQRNDSLTVDNVPHAGLNHSLECTTVTHNEEFKQEDGRDEGTVPYGTCRSACRLKDLLEEISDSEYLREACGGSVKRAERRYEEIYSSCKKGCLSARAGERELLVYHKNVALEGQEKEISQCNSCSNSVHEGLARQCEHKLKKSCKRSSSKLRYEGKKSERQSREKEKNAHKMKKKRKKLSSNLLSDECGFSETDSCTQLESLRKIQRKCKKMLHKKVKFKTHHTSVAAPDVTSHDGSPLQETLQRRGDERKLMLRRETDADVRGCPLFPLEIIQTNPFSDTFCGGEPRRGC
- the LOC119712886 gene encoding A-kinase anchor protein 17B isoform X1 yields the protein MPEWEERKSLLAQRRVESVRLLTVLLNRVKLASQKVDPSLGVKKDSSFSETAFKDIQQELINSLYRTHKELKRKEFKCPLTQKGSALCCEEGDVSNFHAPACHIVRTVLNDPSAAPSCAGLPGRDVCNSCPRGCAPLLITVTQDGRVIEPLRGRHRPALDVVHTQTVAEEDDCRKQKVYETDEFIHYLLNYYQTPHYARVCLEPKTTVNKSRWKRVVSDDGSGFDTGLSDKHGQHFRELSPVQNLHKRNCSSDSNYRLVITLGELESTDKVLESKVHGGKLAKKLQVQRNDSLTVDNVPHAGLNHSLECTTVTHNEEFKQEDGRDEGTVPYGTCRSACRLKDLLEEISDSEYLREACGGSVKRAERRYEEIYSSCKKGCLSARAGERELLVYHKNVALEGQEKEISQCNSCSNSVHEGLARQCEHKLKKSCKRSSSKLRYEGKKSERQSREKEKNAHKMKKKRKKLSSNLLSDECGFSETDSCTQLESLRKIQRKCKKMLHKKVKFKTHHTSVAAPDVTSHDGSPLQETLQRRGDERKLMLRRETDADVRGCPLFPLEIIQTNPFSDTFCGGEPRRGC
- the LOC119712886 gene encoding A-kinase anchor protein 17B isoform X2, translating into MLASQKVDPSLGVKKDSSFSETAFKDIQQELINSLYRTHKELKRKEFKCPLTQKGSALCCEEGDVSNFHAPACHIVRTVLNDPSAAPSCAGLPGRDVCNSCPRGCAPLLITVTQDGRVIEPLRGRHRPALDVVHTQTVAEEDDCRKQKVYETDEFIHYLLNYYQTPHYARVCLEPKTTVNKSRWKRVVSDDGSGFDTGLSDKHGQHFRELSPVQNLHKRNCSSDSNYRLVITLGELESTDKVLESKVHGGKLAKKLQVQRNDSLTVDNVPHAGLNHSLECTTVTHNEEFKQEDGRDEGTVPYGTCRSACRLKDLLEEISDSEYLREACGGSVKRAERRYEEIYSSCKKGCLSARAGERELLVYHKNVALEGQEKEISQCNSCSNSVHEGLARQCEHKLKKSCKRSSSKLRYEGKKSERQSREKEKNAHKMKKKRKKLSSNLLSDECGFSETDSCTQLESLRKIQRKCKKMLHKKVKFKTHHTSVAAPDVTSHDGSPLQETLQRRGDERKLMLRRETDADVRGCPLFPLEIIQTNPFSDTFCGGEPRRGC
- the LOC119712886 gene encoding A-kinase anchor protein 17B isoform X5 is translated as MPEWEERKSLLAQRRVESVRLLTVLLNRVKLASQKVDPSLGVKKDSSFSETAFKDIQQELINSLYRTHKELKRKEFKCPLTQKGSALCCEEGDVSNFHAPACHIVRTVLNDPSAAPSCAGLPGRDVCNSCPRGCAPLLITVTQDGRVIEPLRGRHRPALDVVHTQTVAEEDDCRKQKVYETDEFIHYLLNYYQTPHYARVCLEPKTTVNKSRWKRVVSDDGSGFDTGLSDKHGQHFRELSPVQNLHKRNCSSDSNYRLVITLGELESTDKVLESKVHGGKLAKKLQVQRNDSLTVDNVPHAGLNHSLECTTVTHNEEFKQEDGRDEGTVPYGTCRSACRLKDLLEEISDSEYLREACGGSVKRAERRDGQLHAAGVAQKDTEKM